TGGCACGGAAACAATATCCGGCGCAGCGCCCCGCGTAATAAATAAGGTCATGACGAAATCGGCGCGGGATCGCCGACCGTGGCGTGCTCTGCACCTTTCTTCCGGACATCAGAGGGGCTGGTTCCAGACCCGAGAAGGAAAGCGCCGAGTCCGATCGCCGTCGTCGTTGAATGGCGTGGCCGGCGGTGGAGGGTGCGGCTAGTGCAGCGTCAGGACGTGGGCGTTTATCCGCCGCACCTCGTCGGCGAGGTCCTCCAGTTGCACCACCTGCACGCCGCAGGCGGACAGCAGTGCGGCGCCGTCGCCCTCGACGAAGACCGGGGGTTCGCGCAGTGCGTAGACGACCCGGGGGATGCCGGCCTCCAGGATCAGTTCGGCGCAGGTGCGCGGGTGGGATGCCCGGCGGCTGCACGGCTCCAGCGAGCTGTAGATCGTCGCGCCGGTCAGGTCCGTGCCGCGCAGTTTGCGCAGTGCGGTCTCCTCCGCGTGGTCGCGTGGGCCGCTCTCCCGCGAGTAGCCGGTGGCCAGCTCGCGGCCGTCCGCGCCGACCACGATCGCGCCCACCGCGAACGCGGTCTCGGAGACCGGGCACAGCCGGGACAGCTCGACCGCGCGGCGCAGCCACAGCAGGTCCGGTGTCACACCGGCACCTCGAAGCGGTCGGTGAGCAGGTAGCGCAGCAGCACCACGTCGTCGATCTTGCGGACCTCGGCGACGGTCATCCGCCGGTCGGACGGCCAGGGCAGCGCGCCGCCGCCGGCGAACCGGGGCGCGGCCGGGTCGCCGACCAGGAACGGCGCGACCACGAGTTGCAGCTCGTCGACGAGGCCGGCGGTGAGGAACTCGGCGTGCACGGCCGCGCCGCCCTCGACCATCAGCCGGTGGACGCCGCGGGCGGAGAGGTCGGCGAGCACCCAGTCGAGCGCGACGTCCGGCCCGGCGTCGATCACGGTGGCCAGGCCGTCCAGCGACGCGGACAGGGCCGCGAAGGCGGACGAGGCCGTGTAGACCAGCTTGGCCGCGTCGCCCGCGGTGAAGAAGTGCGCGGCCGGGTCGAGCACGCCGGAGCGGGTCAGCGTGACCTTGACCGGTGACGGCGGCTGGCTGCGCGCGACCCGGTCGCCGCGGCGGATCCGGGAGCGGACCACGAGCCGCGGGTTGTCCCGGCGGACCGTGCTGGCACCGACCAGGATCGCATCGCAGGTGGCGCGGATCAGGTCGACGCGGTCCAGGTCGGCGTCGTTCGACAGGACCAGGCGCTCGGCGGACGCGTCGTCGATGTAGCCGTCGACCGACATCGCGCAGCTGAGCAACGTGTAGGGACGCTGCGACCCCATGGCACAACCCCCCGGCGCCGGACGAACTCGACAGCGCAAGCGTAGTGGCCCGGCCGGGGCGAAAAAGCGCTTATGCCCACGTGACGCGCGTCAAAAAGCGAGCGAGCGGTCCGCCGCGAGCAGGCGATCCACCGAGTCCGCCGTGATCGGCCGGGAGAAGTGGTAGCCCTGGCCGAGCTGGCAGCCGAGGTTCCGCAGCAGCCGGGCCTGTTCCGCGGTCTCCACGCCCTCGACCACGGTGCCGAGCGCGAGGCTGCGGGCCAGGTCGATGATCGCCCGGATCAGCGAGACCTGCTGCAGGCCCTCGGGACCCTCGACCGGCACGAACGCCTTGTCGATCTTGATGCTGTCGATCGGCAGGTGCTGCAGGTACGCCAGCGAGGAGTAGCCGGTGCCGAAGTCGTCGACCGCCACCTTCACGCCCATCTTGCGCAGCGACGTGAGGTGCGCGATCGCCGCGCCGCCGCCGTCCGCGACCAGCACGCTCTCGGTGATCTCCAGGGTGAGCGCGTGCGCGGGCAGTCCGGAGTCCCGCAGCGCCTCCCGGACGACCTGCTCGAAGTCCGGCTCGCGCAGCTGCCGCACGGAGACGTTGACGGACAGCCGCACGCCGTACCGGTGGTGCCAGGCGACCGCGTCCAGGCAGGCACGGCGCAGCACCCACGCGCCGAGCGGCACGATCAGGCCGGAGTCCTCCGCGACCGAGATGAACTGGTCCGGCGGGATCGGCTTGCCGTCGCTGGGCGTCCACCGCACCAGCGCCTCGACCGACACGGTGTGCTCGTCGCTCAGGTCGACCAGCGGCTGGTAGTGCACGGCGAAGTCGGCGCGGTCGATCGCGGCGCGCAGCCCGTCGACCGTGCGGGTCCGGTGCAGCTGGTCGGCGCGCAGCCGCTCGTCGAAGCTGACCACCCGGTCCTTGCCGGCCGCCTTCGCCGCGTAGAGCGCGAGGTCCACGTCGCGGAGCATCTCCGACGTGCTGAGCCGGGAGTCGAGCGTGCGCAGGCCGACGCTGGCCGTGGTGTGCAGTCGGTGGTCGCCGACCTCGACCGGCTGCCGGACCAGCTGGACCAGCTTCTCGCCGATGGTGACCGCGTCCAGGTCGACGACGTCCTCCAGCAGCACCGCGAACTCGTCGCCGCCGAGCCGCGCCAGCGTGTCGCCGGAGCGCAGGCCGGCCTGCAGCCGATCCGCGATCACCGCGAGCAGCGCGTCGCCGGTCGGGTGCCCGAACCGGTCGTTGATGTCCTTGAACCCGTCCAGGTCCAGCATGATCAGCGTGGCCGGCGCCGGCCCGCTGAGCGCGGCCTCGACGCGCTGGCGCAGCAGCAGCCGGTTCGGCAGGCCGGTCAGCGGGTCGTGCAGCGCCTGGTGGCTGAGCTCGTCCTGCAGCGATTCCTGCCGGGCGAGCGCGCGCTCCAGCGCGGCGCCGCGGCGGTCCAGCGCGCGGGCCCGGGACTCCGCCAGGCTGGCGATCTGGGTCAGGCGCGTCACCAGCAACAGCAGCGTGACCGCGGTGGCGGCCATCGGGACCACGACGTCGTGACCGTCGATCGAGCCGGAACGCAGCTCGGTCAGCAGCGAGGCCGTGGTGGCCGCCGGCACGATCAGCACCAGCGCCAGATAGCTGGCGAACATCCAGTGCGGGTGGGTACGCCGCACGTCGGAGAGCCGCCCGCCCGCGCCCATCGCCGGGTGCAGCGCGGCCGCGCCGACCAGCACGGCCGCGGCCAGCCAGCACAGCGACGCGGGCAGCAGGTCGACCCATCCGTCGCCGCCCTCCACGATGTGGATGAGGACCATGGTGTCGCCGAGCGTCTGCGCGACCGTGGCACCGACCGCGAGCAAGCTCCAGCCCGGGCGCCCGCTGCCGATGACGGCGAGCCGGACCGCGCCGCACAGGATCAGCAGATCCATCAGCGGGTACGACAGGGAGAACAGCCCGGCCGTGGTCAGCCGCGCGTCGTGGCTGTTGAGCAGCGGGTCGAACAGCATCGTCCAGTAGAGGACCGCACCCGCGCAGGCGAAGATGCCGGTCTCCAGCAGCCCGGTCCGCCAGGCGCCGCGGCCGCCGCGCTCCGGCAGCGCCATCATGCCGACCAGCAGCAGCGGGTACATCAGGAAGTAGAACGCGTCCACCGGGCCCGGGTACGGCGGGTGCACGCCGGCCACGGCCAGCCCGAGCCAGGTGACGTTCGCGATCATCGGCACCGAGACGCCGGCCAGGATGCACCACCAGGGCAGCATCCGACGCGGGCGGTGCAGCCGGATCCCGGCCACGACCGCGGCGACCGCGACGATCTCGCCGCCGAGCAACGCGAACGGTCGCGCCGCGGGCAGGGTCACGGCCACGCCGGCGAGGGCGCTGCTGCCGAGCACGAACCACAGCCACAGGTGTGGCCGCGTCCGGGACGGGCGCTCAGCGATCGTCACACCGGCCTCCGGTCTGTCTCGGTCTTCGCTTCCGGCAGCCACCATCGGCCGTACCGTGGGCGACATATGTGGTTTTCCGGAAAGCGTGGTGGTGGCCATCACGGTTGGTCACCGGGACAGAGCCGCTATAGTCGGGAATCGCGAAGGGGAGTAGCTCCCAATGTCGTGGTCGACATACTGACGGCGTCGTGCTGACGTCGTCCGGCCACGCGGCCTCGGTCTCGCGACCGGGGCGGGCGAGACCTTCGACTCTGGCTGTTGCACGCCTGTGCGCAGGACACACAGCCGGGTCGAGGTCGCCCGTGCCCTGGATCCGGCTCAGAAGGACCGGAAGGGCTTCATGGAAGGCTTCGTAGTCGCATTCCTCGTCAGCTTCGGCGTCATCTTCGTCGCGGAGCTGGGCGACAAGTCGCAGCTGATGGCGATGACGTTCGCGCTGCGCTACCGCGCGTGGCCGGTGCTGCTCGGCATCACGATCGCCACCGCGGTCGTGCACCTCGCCTCGGTCGGCATCGGCTACGGCCTCGGTGCCGCGCTGCCGACCGGCTGGATCGCGCTGATCTCCGGCATCGCGTTCATCTTCTTCGGCGCGTGGACGCTGCGCGGCGACGCGCTGACCGACGACGAGAAGAAGAAGGCCGAGCGCTCGACCGGGTCCGCGGTGCTGGCGGTCGGCGTCGCGTTCTTCGTCGCGGAGCTGGGCGACAAGACCATGCTGGCCACGATCACGCTGGCCACCCGGTACGGCTGGTTCGGCACCTGGCTCGGCTCCACGCTCGGCATGGTGGCCGCGGACGCGCTCGCGATCGTGGTCGGCCGCCTGCTCGGCCGGCACCTGCCGGAGAAGGCCATCAAGATCGGTGCGGCCGTGCTGTTCGCGCTCTTCGGCGTGTGGATGATCGCCGAGGCCGTCGCGGAGCTCACCTGACCGGTGCCGGGCGTCGCCCAAGTCGTCCCGGTCGCCCCGGCGGCCCCGGACGGCGCCCGGCTCACCCGGCGAGGAAGCGGCTGTAGAACGCGGCCAGGTCGTCGCGCAGCCCGTCGGCCGAGTACCGGTCGCGGATGTGGTGGTACGCCAGGCGGCCCATCGCCCGTACCCCCGCGGGGTCCTGGTCGTAGGTCTGCAGCGCCTGCTCCGCGCGCTTGGCGAAGGCGAGCACGTCGTCCTCCGGCACCGGCACGCTGAACATCTCGTCGAAGAACTCGCGCCCGGCCAGCCCGGTGAAGCCGACCACGTAGGCGCCGCTGGCCATCGCCTCGGCCGGCGGCAGCCCGAACCCCTCGCGCTCGCTGAAGCTGAGGAAGATCGGGGCACCGCGCAGCAGTTCCGCGACGTGCGCCTCCGGTACGCCGTCGACCGGCACCAGTTCCCAGCCGGTGAGCGCGCCGCGCGCCCGCAGCAGGTGCAGCACCTGTTCCGCGTCGGCCCGGCGGCGGCGCGGCAGGTACGCGACGCGCCGGGCCGGGATCTCGTCGCGGTCGCCGGGGAAGAACAGGTCGGTGTCCACCACCACCCGCGCGCGCCCGACCGGCAGGTGCGGGAACGCGTACCGGAGGAACTCCTCGTTGTCCTCGGAGACCGCGAGCAGCGCCAGCACGTTCGGCACGCCGGCCAGCGGCGCGCCGGCCGGCGTGGAGTCGAACGGCTGCTGGTCGAACGTCCGGTACGCGTTCTGATTGAAGATCACCTTGCGCAGTTCCGCGGGCAGGCGGCCGAGCGCCGGCCCGTACCACTCCGCCACGACCAGCAGGTCCGCCGGGGTGAGCACGGTGTCCGCCGCGGACTCCACGCGCGTGCTGTTGGCGAACCAGTCACACCGGAACCCACGCTCGTGGTGCAGCACGGCCGCCGCGGTGCCGGACTCGTTGAGCAGGTCCACGTGCCGGTAGATCTGGCGCAGCCCACCGCTCGGCCGCGGATTGTCCGGCGTCAGGTAGTAGACGGTCGGCGGCCGGCCGGGGACGGAGTCGGCGGTGCGCAACGCGGGTGGCTGCCGCACCTTCAGGTCGGACGCGCGCTGGACCGCGTGGGCCACCCGCCGTGCCGCGCCCATCACCATGCCGCCACCCCTTCGTCACCTCGGCCGCACCTCTGTCACTTCAGGTCGAACCGGGTGAGATCGTAGCGGCGCATGATGTTGATCAGGTTGTCCGCGTACGTCGGCGAGGTGGCGTACCCGGCCTTGTGGATCGCCCGGGCGAACCGCTCGGGCGCGTAGTCCCATTGGAACGCCGGCGCGTACCGCGGGTTCACGGTCAGGAAGCGGCCGTGGTCGACCATCGAGCCGGACGCGTTGCGGTACGCCCGGAACGACGCCCGGGTCCGGAAACAGGTCTTCTTGTTGCACTCGCTGGTCTCGTACGACCGGCAGCCGACCGCGATCCCGGCCGGCGAGCCGAAGCACTTGATCCCGAAGTAGTTGTGGTCGCGCCGGGTCAGCCCGCTGCCGCCCCACCCGGACTCCAGGATCGCCTGCGCGATCGTCACGGACGCGGGCACGTTGTACCGCCGCATGCCCTCCTGGGCCGGGCCGGCGACGCGGGTGATGAACGCCTCCGGCGTGGCCGGCGGCACGGTCGGCGGGGCCTGCCCGCACCACGGCAGCGTCGGTGAGGACGGCCAGACCACGTTCGCGTCCGCCACGTACCCGCCCTCGGCCAGTTTGTTCCAGGCCGCGCTCCGCCGCTGGGTGCCGGCCACCGACTCGCCCCAGTCCTGGCAGACCACGTGCAACGACTCGCCGTTCCTGATCTTCCGGAGTTCCCGGCCGCCGGTGTTGGAGACGGACCGGACGTTGAGTCCCGGCGCGTCACCGGGCCGCGCGATCGGCACGGTCGCGGCGGTCGGACCGCACCAGGCGACGTGCGGCCGCTCCGGTGTCCACCGCACGTAGGCGTCGGAGACGTATCCCCCGCCGGTCAGGCGCAGCCAGTACGGGCTGTTCCGGACGCCGCCCGCGACCTGCTCACCGAAGACCTGGCAGCTGACGGTGATCGCGGCGCCGTTCGCCAGCGCGCCGACCTTCCGGTGCGCGCTCGACCCGCCGGAGCGGACGTTGAGCGGCGTGTCCGGGCTGTGCACGGTGCTGCTGACCGTGGCGCCGAGCGCCTCGACCGGCGCGCCGCCGAGCGCGGCCACCGTACCGGCCACGGCCAGTGCGACCGGGCCGACCGTGCGTATGCTCACCGTTCCCCGGTTGCGGGCCCTTCTCCGATGCCGCCCGCCACCCGTTCGCAGGTGGCGAGCCGCGGAACCGCTGCGCATGCCGGTTCCCCCTTCCCGACATAGACGAATCCGCCACCGAGCGTAAGCGCCTATTCGGGTGACAAGAGGGGAAATTCCGGAAATCAGCTCTTGATCTCGACGGGCAGATACAGCGCGGAGCGGCGTACCCCATCGTGGAAGATCTCGCGCTCCGCGGACCGCAGCGCCACCGCGGCACCCAGCGGCTCACCGGTGCCCGGGTTGCGCGACCAACGCGGATGCGCACCGCCGCTGACCTGCACGCGCAGCCGGTGACCGGCGCGGAACACGTGCCCGATCGGCCACAGCGGCACGGTCACCCGGGTCACCCCGTCCGCGTCCTCGTCGAAGCGGCCCGGCTCGACCCGCACCAGCCCGTCACAGACGTTCCGGGACACGCCCGCCCGATCCACCTCACACACCCTGACGAACACATCACGGTACGGATTGGAGCTGCGGTCCCAGATCTCCGCGTGCACCGGCCCGATCGCGGTCAGGTCGTGCTCCAGCGGCGCGCCGGTGTAGGTGAGGACGTCGGGCCGCGCCTCCAGCGGCGCGTTGTCCACCGGCCCGGACCGGTGCGCCATCAGCACCGGACCGCCGATCGACGGCGTCGGGTCCGCCGGGTCGTAGGTGAACGTGTCCGGCGCGCTCTCCCCGGCCGGCGCCGCGCCCAACTCCCGATCCGGCCGCAGGTACCAGGCGGTGGCGCGGTAGGACGGCGGCCAGCTGTCCCGGTGGCCGCCGCGGCCGGTCAGCGTGACGTCGACCGTCCCACCGGGCGGCGGCGTGCCCGCGCCGGTCAGGTGCCCGGTCAGGAACGACACGCCGACCCGGACCGTGGCCGCGAACAGTCCCAGGCTGCCGTGCGTCCACGGCCCGACCGTCAGGCTCGGCCGGTGCCCGGCCCCGTGCAGCACCGCGAAGTCGTCCAGCTGGGCCGGCAGGAAGATGTCGTGCCAGCCGGCCACCATCATCACCGGCGCGCTCACCTCGGCCAGCCGCTCGCCGAACACCCGGTCCCGCCAGTACTCCGCGCCGGCCGTGTGCTCGGCCAGCCACTGCTGGAAGAACGGCACCGTGCCGCCGGTCGCCACCCGGTCCGCCTCGGACAGCGGCAGGTGCGCGAACCCGGCAGCCAGCCGCGGCTGGCCCCGGCGCAGCTCGACCAGGCGGGCCAGCGCGGGGTCGGTCTGCGCCTCCAGCAGCTCGGTCCAGGTCAGCACCGTGTCCAGCGAGAACGCCTCGCCCGCGTAGGTGAGGTCGCGCATCGCGGCCGTGGTCACCACCGCGACCACGGCCGCCAGGTCCGGCGCCGCGTCGGCCGCGATCGCCCAGTGCGCGGCGCCCTGGTAGCTGACGCCGATCAGGCCGAGGCGGCCCGCGTACCACGGCTGACGGCGCAGCCAGGCCAGCGTGTCCAGGCCGTCGTCACGTTCGTGGATCAGCGGCTCGAACCGGCCGCCCGAACCGAAGGTGCCGCGACACGACTGGACCACCGCGTGCACGCCACGCTCGGCCAGCAGCCGGCCGAGCAGCGCCACCACCGTGCCCCGGCCGTACGGCGACCGGATCAGCACTGCCGGCCCGTCGTGACCGGGCGAGTAGTGGTCGGTGCGCAGGATGACACCATCACGGGCCCGCACCGACAGATCGCGTCTCACCCCGACCGCGCGCCGCACCGGCCTGGGCAGGCCCAGCCCGGTCCCCAGCACCGCCGTCACCACCGACTCGAGCACCCCGAACCTCCGATCGTCCGCGGGCTGTTTACCCAGCCGAGCCGGATTCTCCCGTGCGGGCCGGCGACGGCACACGCCGCCGCAGCGCCCGGACGACCAGCAGCGCGCCCACCCCGATCCCGGCCACGGCCAGCACCGCGCCGGTCGCGCCGCCGAGGACCGCGGACATCCGCCGGTACGACTCGCCGGCCAGGTAACCGGCCACGACCGAGACACCGACCCAGCTGACCACGCCCGCGAGATTCCAGGGCAGGAAACGGCGGTACGGCAGGCCGCTGCTCCCGGCCAGCCGCGGCGCGAGCGTGCGCACGAACGCCACCCAGCGCACCGGCAGCATCGCCCGGGCGCCGTGCCGGGTCATCAGCGCGTCCGCTCGGGCCCACCGCGCGGCGCCGACCCGCCGGCCCAGCGCCCCCGCCCGCAGCCGGGGCCCGTACCGGCGCCCGGACCGGAACGCCAGCGAGTCACCCGCCGCGG
This genomic window from Catenuloplanes niger contains:
- a CDS encoding deaminase is translated as MTPDLLWLRRAVELSRLCPVSETAFAVGAIVVGADGRELATGYSRESGPRDHAEETALRKLRGTDLTGATIYSSLEPCSRRASHPRTCAELILEAGIPRVVYALREPPVFVEGDGAALLSACGVQVVQLEDLADEVRRINAHVLTLH
- a CDS encoding RibD family protein, which gives rise to MGSQRPYTLLSCAMSVDGYIDDASAERLVLSNDADLDRVDLIRATCDAILVGASTVRRDNPRLVVRSRIRRGDRVARSQPPSPVKVTLTRSGVLDPAAHFFTAGDAAKLVYTASSAFAALSASLDGLATVIDAGPDVALDWVLADLSARGVHRLMVEGGAAVHAEFLTAGLVDELQLVVAPFLVGDPAAPRFAGGGALPWPSDRRMTVAEVRKIDDVVLLRYLLTDRFEVPV
- a CDS encoding putative bifunctional diguanylate cyclase/phosphodiesterase, producing MTIAERPSRTRPHLWLWFVLGSSALAGVAVTLPAARPFALLGGEIVAVAAVVAGIRLHRPRRMLPWWCILAGVSVPMIANVTWLGLAVAGVHPPYPGPVDAFYFLMYPLLLVGMMALPERGGRGAWRTGLLETGIFACAGAVLYWTMLFDPLLNSHDARLTTAGLFSLSYPLMDLLILCGAVRLAVIGSGRPGWSLLAVGATVAQTLGDTMVLIHIVEGGDGWVDLLPASLCWLAAAVLVGAAALHPAMGAGGRLSDVRRTHPHWMFASYLALVLIVPAATTASLLTELRSGSIDGHDVVVPMAATAVTLLLLVTRLTQIASLAESRARALDRRGAALERALARQESLQDELSHQALHDPLTGLPNRLLLRQRVEAALSGPAPATLIMLDLDGFKDINDRFGHPTGDALLAVIADRLQAGLRSGDTLARLGGDEFAVLLEDVVDLDAVTIGEKLVQLVRQPVEVGDHRLHTTASVGLRTLDSRLSTSEMLRDVDLALYAAKAAGKDRVVSFDERLRADQLHRTRTVDGLRAAIDRADFAVHYQPLVDLSDEHTVSVEALVRWTPSDGKPIPPDQFISVAEDSGLIVPLGAWVLRRACLDAVAWHHRYGVRLSVNVSVRQLREPDFEQVVREALRDSGLPAHALTLEITESVLVADGGGAAIAHLTSLRKMGVKVAVDDFGTGYSSLAYLQHLPIDSIKIDKAFVPVEGPEGLQQVSLIRAIIDLARSLALGTVVEGVETAEQARLLRNLGCQLGQGYHFSRPITADSVDRLLAADRSLAF
- a CDS encoding TMEM165/GDT1 family protein is translated as MEGFVVAFLVSFGVIFVAELGDKSQLMAMTFALRYRAWPVLLGITIATAVVHLASVGIGYGLGAALPTGWIALISGIAFIFFGAWTLRGDALTDDEKKKAERSTGSAVLAVGVAFFVAELGDKTMLATITLATRYGWFGTWLGSTLGMVAADALAIVVGRLLGRHLPEKAIKIGAAVLFALFGVWMIAEAVAELT
- a CDS encoding glycosyltransferase, producing the protein MVMGAARRVAHAVQRASDLKVRQPPALRTADSVPGRPPTVYYLTPDNPRPSGGLRQIYRHVDLLNESGTAAAVLHHERGFRCDWFANSTRVESAADTVLTPADLLVVAEWYGPALGRLPAELRKVIFNQNAYRTFDQQPFDSTPAGAPLAGVPNVLALLAVSEDNEEFLRYAFPHLPVGRARVVVDTDLFFPGDRDEIPARRVAYLPRRRRADAEQVLHLLRARGALTGWELVPVDGVPEAHVAELLRGAPIFLSFSEREGFGLPPAEAMASGAYVVGFTGLAGREFFDEMFSVPVPEDDVLAFAKRAEQALQTYDQDPAGVRAMGRLAYHHIRDRYSADGLRDDLAAFYSRFLAG
- the gsmA gene encoding sporangiospore maturation cell wall hydrolase GsmA produces the protein MSIRTVGPVALAVAGTVAALGGAPVEALGATVSSTVHSPDTPLNVRSGGSSAHRKVGALANGAAITVSCQVFGEQVAGGVRNSPYWLRLTGGGYVSDAYVRWTPERPHVAWCGPTAATVPIARPGDAPGLNVRSVSNTGGRELRKIRNGESLHVVCQDWGESVAGTQRRSAAWNKLAEGGYVADANVVWPSSPTLPWCGQAPPTVPPATPEAFITRVAGPAQEGMRRYNVPASVTIAQAILESGWGGSGLTRRDHNYFGIKCFGSPAGIAVGCRSYETSECNKKTCFRTRASFRAYRNASGSMVDHGRFLTVNPRYAPAFQWDYAPERFARAIHKAGYATSPTYADNLINIMRRYDLTRFDLK
- a CDS encoding CocE/NonD family hydrolase, whose protein sequence is MLESVVTAVLGTGLGLPRPVRRAVGVRRDLSVRARDGVILRTDHYSPGHDGPAVLIRSPYGRGTVVALLGRLLAERGVHAVVQSCRGTFGSGGRFEPLIHERDDGLDTLAWLRRQPWYAGRLGLIGVSYQGAAHWAIAADAAPDLAAVVAVVTTAAMRDLTYAGEAFSLDTVLTWTELLEAQTDPALARLVELRRGQPRLAAGFAHLPLSEADRVATGGTVPFFQQWLAEHTAGAEYWRDRVFGERLAEVSAPVMMVAGWHDIFLPAQLDDFAVLHGAGHRPSLTVGPWTHGSLGLFAATVRVGVSFLTGHLTGAGTPPPGGTVDVTLTGRGGHRDSWPPSYRATAWYLRPDRELGAAPAGESAPDTFTYDPADPTPSIGGPVLMAHRSGPVDNAPLEARPDVLTYTGAPLEHDLTAIGPVHAEIWDRSSNPYRDVFVRVCEVDRAGVSRNVCDGLVRVEPGRFDEDADGVTRVTVPLWPIGHVFRAGHRLRVQVSGGAHPRWSRNPGTGEPLGAAVALRSAEREIFHDGVRRSALYLPVEIKS
- a CDS encoding DedA family protein; its protein translation is MEGLVERLSDLPPTLIYLVAAGLVLLETASLVGLTVPAEATLLLVGFLAFQDRLHLGVALVVMITAAAAGDSLAFRSGRRYGPRLRAGALGRRVGAARWARADALMTRHGARAMLPVRWVAFVRTLAPRLAGSSGLPYRRFLPWNLAGVVSWVGVSVVAGYLAGESYRRMSAVLGGATGAVLAVAGIGVGALLVVRALRRRVPSPARTGESGSAG